A genomic stretch from Aedes albopictus strain Foshan chromosome 2, AalbF5, whole genome shotgun sequence includes:
- the LOC109426576 gene encoding splicing factor 3B subunit 2, whose product MENNPAQQNNAGGLLPPPPPPPDMLLVGGVPPTWPPGLMGGGPPTSLMGPPPTSLMGPPKGVPADIGPPGSEDLNKNPPPLMSLNVGNPAEPEEQIANKKPSELVLPKALEDVLALKTLRAKELGAEEALATTGAVVPPPPMLPPPLPAGVMSSYLDMDGDSDDDNLDGLAPPPPVISKAEGRLDRNRRRKQRKKENRKARREQQAVVLQQREKEKEGVKDVVVQERPAEKDKDVGAEADTEDHDEDEPEKENGEVAKETNEAERDENDLKEKGEEKSKDKGKAKESKKSSEKSVGTLIEDELDNVEIEYVPEKVTIADLAPMYRQFYRVFEIFKLESKPKEPTKAEMAENEKAAASKKMNEKDDDDDDDEDDAMDDELKDDKERISKRKMKKLTRLSVAELKQLVARPDVVEMHDVTARDPKLLIQLKSHRNTVQVPRHWCFKRKYLQGKRGIEKPPFELPAFIKKTGIMEMRASLQEKDESKTLKAKMRERARPKMGKIDIDYQKLHDAFFKWQTKPRMTIHGDLYYEGKEFETRLKEKKPGDLSEELRVALGMPIGPACHKIPPPWLIAQQRYGPPPSYPNLRIPGLNAPIPEGCSFGYHAGGWGKPPVDENGKPLYGDVFGMSASENENGLGEEEVDRTQWGELESESEESSEEEEEDGEDLGAPPDESGLITPAEGLVTPSGLTSGVPAGMETPDTIELRKKKIESEMEDNETPVLYQVLQERRAERVGASMMGSTHVYDLAGAAAATAAGGSRGARGGAPVDREGMVELALDPSELDMDNEAMAQRYEQQMREQQSHLQKEDLSDMLAEHVARQKSKRKRQQTDTTSKQTKKYKEFKF is encoded by the exons ATGGAAAATAATCCCGCG CAGCAGAATAATGCAGGAGGATTGCTTcctccgccgccgccaccgcccgaTATGTTGCTGGTTGGTGGAGTTCCTCCTACGTGGCCACCAGGCCTGATGGGTGGCGGACCGCCTACCTCCTTGATGGGACCACCACCGACATCACTGATGGGGCCTCCCAAAGGCGTGCCCGCGGATATTGGCCCTCCGGGAAGTGAGGATTTAAACAaaaacccccctcccctaatGTCGCTCAACGTTGGCAATCCGGCCGAACCGGAGGAACAGATTGCTAATAAGAAACCCTCAGAGTTGGTTCTGCCGAAAGCATTGGAGGACGTTTTGGCGCTGAAGACGCTGCGGGCTAAGGAGTTGGGCGCCGAGGAAGCGCTGGCCACAACCGGAGCGGTTGTCCCACCACCTCCGATGCTTCCGCCGCCGCTTCCGGCCGGAGTCATGAGTTCCTATTTGGACATGGACGGGGACTCGGATGACGACAATCTGGATGGTTTGGCTCCACCCCCGCCGGTTATATCGAAGGCGGAGGGACGGCTGGACCGGAACCGCCGCCGAAAGCAAAGGAAGAAGGAGAACAGGAAGGCGAGGAGGGAACAGCAAGCAGTAGTGTTGCAGCAGCGGGAAAAAGAGAAGGAAGGAGTAAAGGATGTGGTTGTCCAGGAACGTCCGGCTGAAAAGGATAAGGATGTAGGAGCTGAGGCAGATACTGAGGATCACGATGAAGACGAGCCCGAGAAAGAGAATGGCGAAGTTGCAAAGGAGACAAATGAAGCCGAAAGAGATGAAAACGATCTGAAGGAGAAGGGAGAGGAAAAATCCAAAGATAAGGGCAAAGCCAAGGAGAGTAAGAAGAGTAGCGAAAAGAGCGTTGGAACCTTGATCGAGGACGAGTTGGACAACGTTGAGATTGAATACGTTCCGGAGAAAGTGACCATTGCGGATCTAGCTCCGATGTATCGTCAGTTTTACAGGGTTTTTGAAATCTTCAAACTAGAATCAAAGCCTAAAGAACCGACCAAGGCGGAAATGGCTGAGAACGAGAAAGCCGCCGCGTCCAAGAAGATGAACGAgaaggatgacgacgacgatgatgatgaagacGACGCAATGGACGATGAGCTAAAAGACGATAAGGAGCGTATTTCCAAGCGCAAAATGAAGAAGCTCACTCGCTTGAGTGTGGCCGAACTGAAGCAACTGGTGGCACGACCGGATGTGGTTGAAATGCACGATGTCACCGCTCGGGACCCCAAACTGCTGATTCAACTAAAGTCTCACCGGAACACGGTGCAAGTTCCAAGGCATTGGTGCTTCAAGAGAAAGTACCTTCAGGGCAAACGCGGTATCGAAAAACCACCCTTCGAACTGCCCGCATTCATCAAGAAAACCGGAATCATGGAAATGCGCGCTTCCCTGCAGGAAAAGGACGAATCGAAAACCCTCAAAGCCAAAATGCGCGAACGGGCCCGCCCGAAAATGGGCAAAATCGACATCGACTACCAAAAGCTGCACGACGCCTTTTTCAAATGGCAGACCAAGCCCCGGATGACGATCCACGGAGATTTGTACTACGAAGGAAAAGAGTTCGAAACTCGCCTCAAGGAGAAGAAACCGGGCGATCTGTCGGAGGAGCTTCGCGTTGCCCTCGGTATGCCAATTGGGCCGGCCTGTCACAAGATTCCGCCTCCGTGGCTGATTGCCCAGCAGCGTTACGGACCGCCACCGAGCTATCCCaacctgaggattcccggtttgaATGCTCCGATTCCGGAAGGATGTTCCTTTGGGTATCACGCAGGTGGTTGGGGTAAACCACCGGTCGACGAGAACGGAAAGCCGCTGTATGGAGATGTGTTTGGCATGAGTGCCAGCGAGAATGAG AACGGTCTCGGCGAAGAGGAAGTCGATCGCACCCAATGGGGTGAGCTGGAATCCGAATCCGAAGAATCCTccgaagaagaggaagaggacgGCGAGGATCTGGGTGCTCCGCCAGATGAAAGCGGTCTCATCACTCCGGCCGAAGGACTGGTCACCCCGTCCGGTCTGACGAGTGGTGTTCCGGCCGGCATGGAGACTCCGGACACCATCGAACTGCGCAAGAAGAAGATCGAAAGCGAAATGGAGGACAACGAGACTCCGGTGCTGTATCAGGTGCTGCAGGAGAGACGTGCCGAGCGGGTCGGTGCTTCGATGATGGGATCGACCCACGTGTACGACTTGGCTGGAGCGGCTGCGGCGACCGCTGCTGGTGGATCCCGTGGTGCCCGTGGAGGAGCACCGGTGGATCGTGAAGGTATGGTTGAATTGGCCCTTGATCCCTCGGAGTTGGACATGGACAACGAGGCGATGGCCCAGCGGTACGAGCAGCAGATGCGCGAACAGCAGAGTCACCTGCAGAAAGAAGATTTGTCTGACATGTTGGCCGAGCACGTGGCGAGACAAAAATCCAAGCGAAAACGACAGCAGACGGACACCACCAGCAAGCAAACCAAGAAGTACAAGGAGTTCAAGTTCTAA
- the LOC115265283 gene encoding uncharacterized protein LOC115265283, whose translation MSDSANAAATTGNQGKSLANQSNDAYVDPPHESQTLNPNKDTLLKPGGDKKAPSVKSRSSKSREHNIPSPRDKQSETIGHSCKTCRSADHSRMVQCDDCDGWHHYNCVGVDDRIAKKQWRCVKCEDNRKVRRSSKTTRTEAPKKKATGKAKKESGTKQPDLQEQRKHLGDQPATCIKAASVKSGTSRKSSRAQLELQLQKLDAERTLLEDKKKLIEQQYSVLQELAELDEQVEGAEDGDEVDGASKVEDWLRDGVNSDTDDENTDSSEGADEDIGSSSEEDIEDDPQENGSKFNPIRRSTPRMDPRSMQKSVTRSNQLNCSLNRNQLAARQVVAKDLPPFTGNPEEWPIFFSTYESTTRMCGYTNDENMIRLRNCLRGDAFAAVRSFLLHPSTVDRAISALKLRFGQPRFVIHSLRDKIIAMPPLKPDSINRMIDFALAVQNLEATIDACGQRDLMRDTSLLGELIGKLPASMKLEWARHTRSLRKVNLAAFSKWMYDMAEDACLVAEPRRNQEVQQSQEPRKKSKAFLNTHTDQPSWKKEDHQASSTSMSRSTGTHKKVYSQACTVCKGTCATLANCGRFLGLSYDGRWSTIREARVCRKCLKQHKGGCESKQCGVSGCTYKHHPLLHKELNAETAAVVKPQREEQSCNTHQSGASPILFRYVPVIVYGCGIVVHCYAFLDDGSSKTLMDEELAKELNLSGERHPLCLKWTGGLHRSEDESRSVQIDISGLKGKRFRFEDVRTVTELQLPSQTLDVQQLQSEYYYLKGVPVESYRDVRPRLLIGVQHAHATLVRKSREGRPGQPIAIKTNLGWTIYGGAPAEQSVNMVHYTNHVSCCDHDTEKADENLGHAVKEYFSLESLGVTSPVQQIRSQDDERAMNLLRELTQFNGERYESGLLWRRDSEHLPNNKTMALKRFKLLERRMEKDVEVARVVKEKLTEYVEKGYARKLTNEELEKNHERVWYLPVFPVVNPNKPGKVRLVWDAAATTNGVSLNSALLTGPDLLEPLIHVLYRFRQNRFAICGDIREMFHQVAIRNEDQHSQRFFLKDEEGQDEPSTYVMQVMTFGASCSPTTAQFVKNTNADRFSKTHPAAATAIVRCTYVDDMLTSTETEQEAIELAKSVWYVHKEGGFEIRNWMSNSSVVLTALRGDLNAEKSLDLSSTLATEKVLGMWWCTQTDSFTYKINWSRLGEDLLTGERYPTKREVLRTMMTIYDPLGLIAHYLMFLKVLLQEIWRTGISWDETVNSECFEKWQTWLRLLPEIESLQIPRCFRLQTSAGENTEIQLHTFVDAGENGMAAVAYLRFVEAGTVECSLVAAKTRVAPLKYLTIPRLELQAALIGARLAHFIVQGLDLTISRCVFWSDSRNALSWIRADHRRYSQFVAARVSEILDLTNVADWKWVPTKWNVADEGTKWQQRPSLTAESRWYKGPEFLWQREEEWPSVPVKLEETTEELRATIHVHYETAKSEFPIERFRDWRKLIRTTAHIFRFIANAQPKRFPRLTCGITKEEMRKAETFHFRAAQQECFQEEFAVLHRNDSKVAIPKRSTLYKLSPFIDGQGLLRMAGRTAACEYLSPDTINPIILPRDHRVTHLVVRSYHDKFHHQNHESVINEVRQKFCISRLRRVYAKIRSQCQRCKLRDARPRPPAMADLPPCRLAAFVRPFTHTGVDYFGPMEVCIGRRVEKRWGVLLTCLTIRAVHIELASSLTTNSCIMALRNFIARRGTPAVFYSDRGTNFIGSERELKQTLKAVDQNKMAQEFVSSTTSWSFNPPAAPHMGGSWERLVQSVKRTLSELKPSPRPNDEELRNALIEVEGILNARPLTHVPIEDEAAPALTPNHWLLGSSDGTKPWSLLENDSIALRRGWHQSQVLANHFWERWLREYLPEITRRSKWHKKATPIEEGDIVLIVDPELPRSCWPKGRVIGTVNRDGQVRKVTIQTMKGVYERPAVNVAVLDVKGQEKLVNSEAEFPNWGGLSPKPPGEDSTSSTITLQTD comes from the coding sequence ATGTCGGACTCGGCCAATGCTGCTGCCACTACTGGCAATCAAGGTAAGAGCTTAGCTAATCAGTCTAATGACGCGTATGTAGACCCCCCTCACGAATCCCAAACGTTGAACCCAAATAAAGATACCCTTCTCAAACCCGGTGGGGACAAAAAGGCACCCTCTGTCAAAAGTAGGTCGTCGAAAAGTCGGGAACACAATATCCCTTCCCCGCGGGACAAACAGTCTGAAACGATCGGTCACAGTTGTAAAACGTGTCGTTCCGCGGATCACAGCCGGATGGTGCAGTGCGATGATTGTGATGGTTGGCACCATTACAATTGCGTGGGCGTCGATGATCGTATCGCGAAAAAACAGTGGCGGTGTGTGAAGTGTGAGGATAATCGGAAAGTTCGTCGCAGTTCCAAAACTACGAGGACGGAAGCGCCTAAAAAGAAGGCTACAGGCAAAGCGAAGAAGGAATCCGGGACGAAGCAACCAGATCTACAGGAACAACGGAAGCACCTGGGGGATCAGCCGGCAACGTGTATAAAGGCAGCATCGGTGAAATCGGGAACTTCGCGGAAGTCGTCCAGAGCACAGCTGGAACTGCAACTTCAAAAACTAGATGCTGAGCGAACCCTGCTGGAAGATAAGAAGAAGTTAATAGAGCAGCAGTACAGTGTACTCCAAGAACTCGCCGAACTCGATGAGCAGGTCGAAGGCGCAGAAGACGGTGATGAAGTAGATGGGGCTTCCAAAGTGGAGGATTGGCTGCGTGACGGAGTTAACTCGGACACGGATGACGAGAACACGGACTCAAGCGAAGGTGCAGACGAGGACATCGGGAGTTCATCGGAGGAAGACATCGAAGACGATCCTCAAGAAAACGGATCGAAATTCAATCCGATTCGGCGCTCTACACCAAGAATGGACCCTAGGAGCATGCAGAAAAGTGTTACACGCAGCAACCAGTTAAACTGTAGCCTGAACCGTAATCAACTCGCAGCTCGTCAAGTTGTTGCGAAGGATCTGCCACCTTTCACAGGGAACCCCGAGGAGTGGCCGATTTTTTTCTCCACCTACGAAAGCACGACTCGGATGTGTGGCTACACCAACGACGAAAACATGATTCGGTTGAGAAACTGCTTGAGAGGAGACGCCTTCGCCGCAGTGAGGAGCTTTTTGCTTCATCCGTCAACTGTGGATAGAGCGATAAGTGCCCTAAAACTGCGTTTTGGGCAACCGCGTTTCGTGATTCATTCGCTGAGGGACAAGATAATTGCCATGCCGCCGCTGAAGCCAGATTCAATCAACAGAATGATCGACTTTGCGCTGGCAGTTCAGAATCTTGAAGCAACGATCGATGCGTGCGGACAGAGGGACTTGATGCGAGATACGTCGTTACTGGGCGAGCTGATTGGAAAGCTCCCTGCTTCGATGAAGCTGGAATGGGCAAGGCATACCCGCAGCCTGCGGAAGGTCAACCTGGCGGCCTTCAGCAAGTGGATGTACGATATGGCAGAAGACGCTTGCCTAGTTGCCGAGCCGCGCAGGAATCAAGAAGTACAGCAAAGTCAGGAACCGCGCAAAAAGTCAAAGGCATTCCTGAACACGCACACCGATCAGCCAAGCTGGAAGAAGGAGGATCACCAGGCATCATCAACAAGTATGTCCAGATCTACAGGGACACATAAGAAGGTCTACTCTCAGGCCTGCACCGTCTGCAAAGGAACTTGCGCCACTCTTGCTAATTGTGGAAGGTTCCTAGGGCTGTCTTATGACGGACGGTGGTCTACAATTCGTGAAGCTAGAGTCTGCAGGAAGTGTCTGAAGCAACACAAAGGAGGCTGTGAATCGAAGCAATGTGGCGTGAGCGGATGCACCTACAAGCACCATCCCTTGTTGCATAAGGAGCTGAATGCAGAAACGGCGGCGGTAGTGAAACCACAACGTGAAGAGCAGTCCTGTAACACACATCAGTCGGGGGCAAGTCCCATCCTTTTCCGTTATGTCCCAGTCATAGTGTACGGCTGTGGAATTGTTGTACACTGTTACGCCTTTCTGGATGACGGATCCTCGAAAACGCTCATGGACGAAGAGTTGGCCAAGGAACTGAACCTTTCCGGAGAACGCCATCCACTTTGTCTAAAATGGACTGGTGGTTTGCATAGATCGGAAGACGAGTCACGCAGCGTTCAAATTGACATCTCCGGACTGAAGGGAAAGCGCTTCCGCTTTGAGGACGTTCGTACCGTTACAGAGTTGCAGCTACCCAGTCAAACACTTGATGTTCAACAGCTACAGTCTGAATACTACTACCTGAAGGGTGTTCCCGTAGAATCCTATCGTGATGTCCGGCCGAGACTCCTGATCGGAGTTCAACATGCGCACGCAACGCTGGTGAGGAAGAGTCGCGAAGGAAGACCCGGTCAACCGATCGCTATTAAAACAAACCTTGGCTGGACGATATACGGCGGCGCTCCGGCAGAACAATCTGTTAACATGGTTCATTACACAAATCACGTCTCTTGCTGCGATCACGATACCGAAAAAGCTGATGAAAATCTCGGTCATGCGGTGAAGGAGTACTTTTCACTCGAAAGCCTTGGCGTCACGTCACCAGTCCAGCAGATTCGTTCCCAGGATGATGAGCGTGCTATGAATCTATTGCGGGAGCTTACCCAGTTCAACGGAGAAAGGTACGAATCAGGATTATTGTGGAGACGAGACAGCGAACATTTGCCGAACAATAAGACGATGGCATTGAAACGCTTCAAGCTTCTGGAACGCCGCATGGAGAAGGATGTTGAAGTAGCACGGGTGGTGAAAGAGAAGCTGACAGAATACGTTGAAAAAGGCTACGCGCGTAAGCTAACCAACGAAGAACTGGAAAAGAACCACGAACGTGTCTGGTATTTACCAGTTTTTCCAGTCGTTAATCCCAACAAGCCAGGCAAGGTGAGACTCGTTTGGGACGCGGCTGCTACGACGAATGGGGTATCGCTGAACTCTGCGCTGCTTACCGGACCAGATTTGCTAGAGCCGTTGATCCACGTGCTGTACAGATTCCGTCAGAATCGTTTCGCGATATGTGGTGACATacgtgaaatgtttcaccaagtCGCAATTCGCAACGAAGATCAACATAGCCAACGTTTCTTTCTGAAAGATGAGGAAGGTCAAGATGAACCTAGCACCTACGTCATGCAGGTGATGACGTTTGGAGCCTCCTGCTCACCAACGACCGCCCAGTTCGTTAAGAACACGAACGCGGACCGGTTCAGCAAAACGCATCCAGCTGCAGCTACAGCAATCGTACGGTGCACCTACGTTGATGACATGTTAACCAGTACGGAAACAGAGCAAGAAGCTATCGAACTCGCGAAATCCGTTTGGTACGTCCATAAAGAAGGAGGATTTGAAATCCGAAATTGGATGTCCAATTCATCGGTAGTTCTGACGGCCCTCCGCGGCGACTTGAATGCTGAGAAGAGTCTCGATTTGTCATCCACTCTTGCAACGGAAAAGGTTCTAGGCATGTGGTGGTGCACGCAAACGGATTCCTTTACGTACAAGATTAACTGGAGCAGGCTTGGAGAAGATTTGCTGACGGGAGAACGCTACCCCACGAAGCGAGAAGTCCTTCGCACCATGATGACAATCTACGATCCACTCGGCTTAATCGCTCACTACCTCATGTTCTTAAAAGTGCTGCTGCAGGAAATCTGGCGAACGGGTATCAGTTGGGACGAGACAGTGAATTCGGAGTGTTTCGAAAAGTGGCAGACGTGGTTAAGGCTTCTTCCGGAAATCGAGAGTCTCCAAATACCACGCTGCTTTCGCCTTCAAACGTCAGCAGGAGAAAATACGGAGATCCAATTACATACCTTTGTTGACGCCGGTGAAAACGGCATGGCCGCCGTTGCGTATCTCCGTTTCGTGGAAGCAGGGACTGTTGAGTGCTCGTTAGTTGCAGCGAAAACGCGTGTAGCGCCGCTTAAATACCTGACCATTCCTAGATTAGAGCTCCAAGCGGCCCTCATTGGCGCAAGGCTCGCGCATTTCATTGTCCAGGGATTGGACCTTACAATCTCTCGATGTGTCTTCTGGTCAGATTCCAGGAACGCGCTCTCGTGGATACGCGCAGATCATCGTAGATATAGTCAATTTGTGGCTGCCCGTGTTAGCGAGATCTTGGATCTAACAAACGTTGCTGACTGGAAATGGGTTCCAACGAAATGGAACGTGGCGGATGAAGGAACCAAATGGCAGCAACGTCCTTCACTCACAGCTGAAAGCAGATGGTACAAAGGGCCTGAATTCCTTTGGCAACGAGAAGAAGAATGGCCTTCTGTTCCCGTCAAGCTTGAAGAGACCACTGAAGAGTTGCGCGCCACCATTCACGTCCACTACGAAACGGCAAAGTCGGAGTTCCCGATAGAGAGATTCCGTGACTGGAGAAAGCTGATACGTAcgacggcacatattttccggttCATCGCGAACGCTCAGCCGAAACGGTTTCCTCGGCTAACGTGCGGTATCACAAAAGAGGAAATGCGCAAAGCAGAAACCTTCCACTTTCGGGCTGCGCAACAAGAGTGTTTCCAAGAAGAGTTTGCTGTTCTCCATCGGAACGATAGCAAAGTGGCGATCCCTAAACGAAGCACGCTATACAAGCTGAGCCCCTTCATCGACGGACAAGGTTTGCTGCGCATGGCAGGCAGAACCGCGGCGTGTGAATACCTATCACCGGACACTATTAATCCCATTATTCTACCTCGTGACCATCGGGTAACGCACCTCGTAGTACGAAGTTATCACGACAAGTTTCACCATCAAAATCATGAGTCAGTGATTAACGAAGTACGCCAGAAATTTTGTATAAGTCGACTGCGCCGTGTATACGCAAAAATAAGGTCTCAGTGCCAACGTTGTAAGTTGAGGGATGCACGTCCACGTCCTCCAGCTATGGCAGATCTACCTCCCTGCCGACTGGCCGCCTTTGTCCGACCGTTTACCCACACTGGAGTAGACTATTTTGGTCCCATGGAAGTATGTATTGGGAGAAGGGTTGAGAAGAGGTGGGGGGTCCTACTAACATGTCTCACCATACGCGCAGTCCACATCGAATTAGCTAGCTCATTAACCACTAACTCCTGCATCATGGCACTGCGTAACTTTATTGCCCGGCGTGGAACTCCAGCTGTATTTTACAGCGACAGAGGAACCAACTTCATTGGTTCTGAGCGCGAACTGAAGCAAACTTTGAAGGCAGTAGATCAGAACAAGATGGCACAAGAGTTCGTCAGCTCAACGACATCCTGGAGCTTTAATCCACCGGCTGCCCCTCATATGGGGGGAAGTTGGGAAAGGCTGGTTCAGTCCGTAAAGCGGACCCTGTCGGAGCTCAAACCGTCTCCCCGGCCAAATGATGAGGAATTGCGGAACGCGTTGATAGAAGTCGAAGGTATCCTCAACGCTCGACCTCTGACACATGTACCCATCGAAGACGAAGCAGCTCCTGCGCTTACACCAAACCACTGGCTACTAGGAAGCTCCGATGGAACCAAACCTTGGTCTTTGCTGGAGAATGACTCGATCGCGCTGAGACGTGGCTGGCATCAATCCCAAGTACTCGCCAACCACTTCTGGGAGAGATGGCTACGTGAGTACCTGCCGGAGATAACAAGGCGCAGCAAATGGCACAAGAAGGCCACGCCGATCGAGGAAGGTGATATCGTGCTGATCGTCGATCCGGAACTCCCGAGAAGCTGCTGGCCAAAGGGACGCGTCATAGGTACAGTCAATCGGGACGGGCAGGTACGTAAGGTAACTATTCAAACGATGAAAGGTGTCTACGAGAGACCGGCTGTGAACGTTGCGGTACTTGACGTCAAGGGGCAAGAGAAGTTGGTGAACTCAGAGGCGGAGTTCCCAAACTGGGGGGGACTGTCACCGAAGCCCCCTGGTGAAGATAGTACCTCTTCTACAATAACCTTGCAGACCGACTGA